The genomic interval atgtttcgaaaaagttcaatatcaaagttattcattaatttgaaacttgCACTTCCACATcttttatttgagttgtttatagatacttgaaacagttattttcgttaaaaaatttaattaaatcgagatttttttttaaaacacatcGAAGAAAACGTTTCGAATAgtcaaacctaaaaaaaatgtttcgaaaaagttcaatatcaaagttattcattaatttgaaacttgCACTTCCACATCttatatttgagttgtttatagatacttgaaacagttattttcgttaaaaaatttaattaaatcgagatttttttctaaaacacatCGAAGAAAACGTTTCGAATAgtcaaacctaaaaaaaatgtttcgaaaaagttcaatatcaaagttattcattaatttgaaacttgCACTTCCACATCttatatttgagttgtttatagatacttgaaacagttatttttgtcaaaaaatttaattaaatcgagatttttttctaaaacacatCGAAGAAAACGTTTCGAACAgtcaaacctaaaaaaaatgtttcgaaaaagttcaatatcaaagttattcattaatttgaaacttgCACTTCCACATCttatatttgagttgtttatagatacttgaaacagttattttcgttaaaaaatttaattaaatcgagatttttttctaaaacacatTGAAGAAAACGTTTCGAACAgtcaaacctaaaaaaaatgtttcgaaaaagttcaatatcaaagttattcattaatttgaaacttgCACTTCCACATcttttatttgagttgtttatagatacttgaaacagttattttcgtcaaaaaatttaattaaatcgagatttttttctgaaacacATCGAAGAAAACGTTTCGAACAgtcaaacctaaaaaaaatgtttcgaaaaagttcaatatcaaagttattcattaatttgaaacttgCACTTCCACATcttttatttgagttgtttatagatacttgaaacagttattttcggcagaaaacgaatcaatcaacgacaatcacacatcagttcaaacaaaaaacgTTCTTGAAgagtcaaaatatcaaattgatgGCTCATCCGCCGTTTTGGCACTAATTACTTCTTATTTGGGGGTGGGCTCAAAATAAATTCCGAACTCTAGTTTTCTTCCGAGTTTGCAGCAAACTAGTGTGAAATCGAATTTTGCGCACGTGTTGTACACGATATTTTTCCGATAACCACAAAAAAAAGCagttagtatttattttttaaaagtttacgGTAAATTGCTGCTTGCAGACGATTGTCTCTTAGTTTCCTTAAGATTCACCATCAATAACGTTCCCGAATCTATCATCTAGTGTTTATCTGGCTGATTACACAAACTCGACAACCTTGACCATTAAATGAATTTCATTCGGATAATTATTTGACAACTTATGTACCCGTCAAAATTGCAACTTTCTTGAGCTTCCGATACcctctattttattttagaaatgtaaTTAATTGATTTGTATACGCAGCTTCGTAAATTTTCCGCAATTTAACCTACAAAAAAGTTTGCGACGCTACTTTGGATGGATACAGGAGTCAAAGAAAACTTGGAATCAGACATTTTTTACTCTATACACACgattagcaaaaaaatattattgaataacgTAATAGAAACAATCAGGAAAGTATAAAAGAGAAGATGCTTTAATACTCCGCTTTCCAATGATTCCGACTCACGTACCATTTGTGTTTTAGCGATTGCTTTCTTTCGATATTACTATAAACAAAACCCATTAGGTTTTTGGgctattaattttgaaaactcaTGGTAAATTATATGTTCCCCTGTTCTCCTGTTCTCCTGTTCTCCTGTTCTCCTGTTCTCCTATTCTCCTGTTCTCCTGTTCTCCTGTTCTCCTGTTCTCCTGTTCTCCTGTTCTCCTGTTCTCCTGTTCTCCTGTTCTCCTGTTCTCCTGTTCTCCTGTTCTCCTGTTCTCCTGTTCTACTGTTCTGTTCTCCTGTTCTACTGTTCTGTTCTCCTGTTCTCCTGTTCTGTTCTCCTGTTCTACTGTTCTGTTCTCCTGTTCTCCTGTTCTCCTGTTCTCCTGTTCTCCTGTTCTCCTGTTCTCCTGTTCTCCTGTTCTCCTGTTCTCCTGTTCTCCTGTTCTCCTGTTCTCCTGTTCTCCTGTTCTACTGTTCTGTTCTCCTGTTCTACTGTTCTGTTCTCCTGTTCTCCTGTTCTGTTCTCCTGTTCTACTGTTCTGTTCTCCTGTTCTCCTGTTCTCCTGTTCTCCTGTTCTCCTGTTCTCCTGTTCTCCTGTTCTCCTGTTCTCCTGTTCTCCTGTTCTCCTGTTCTCCTGTTCTCCTGTTCTCCTGTTCTCCTGTTCTGTTCTCCTGTTCTCCTGTTCTCCTGTTCTCCTGTTCTCCTGTTCTCCTGTTCTCCTGTTCTCCTGTTCTCCTGTTCTCCTGTTCTCCTGTTCTCCTGTTCTCCTGTTCTCCTGTTCTCCTGTTCTCCTGTTCTCCTGTTCTCCTGTTCTCTTGTTCTCCTGTTCTCCTGTTCTCCTGTTCTCCTGTTCTCCTGTTCTCCTGATGGTAAACCATCTGCTTTGTTTGTTTACGTTAAACGACATATTATGGTTGATTGTTTGACCGTATTTTCCTGGGCTATTAATTGAACTGGTCTATAAAagttttcattgataaaatatCTAAGAAAATTTGTCTTGAATAACATGTAATAAGAAACTACGTAATAACAGacaaaaaacttcattattatgtacttgtatcaattaaaaacgataatgaataatttttatttatgtattatcaTCAAAACCACAAAGAGTTTTTGTAGCAATAAGTAATTAATATGAGTAGTATCAATTTCAACATTAATGACGAGATATTAGTTATCAAATCAATAAACATATTGttcttattaaattaaattactcCAGTTTATTAATTATGACTTTATCAATCGACCTCGACTCTTTTCGGcaactttgaaataataattgcaATAAGCGATTGACATTTGTTATTGCCGATAACCTCACTTCCGTACAAGTAATAAACGCGGTTTTAAATAACGTTCTTACTTGAAACACCGTCTTTATTCTAACGAGAAAATCATctacaaagaaaataatgacaTTCTTATATATTGAATTCCAAACTGACGAtcatcaatttaaaaaacaaacaaagatatacgagggttgctacataAATTTTGTTTGCGTTCGAACCAATTatcaaatatgtaatttgaacgCCTTAAtcacttcttcaggtgtagaaaaacgatTATCTTTAGTAATAAGAATCATTTGGTACCAAGTAAGGACTGTTTTGGCTAATCAAAAACGTTGCGCTAcgatggagaatgattcgtcttctgcaattgatcttttctaacaattttcgaCAGCCAAatgtcacatgacgattttGTAATGTCAGTTAAAGCGCAGCATCGATGCTTTCTAGCACTacagtcgattttggacgaccttcacgaaattctttgtgtagcgaagtgcgactaCGATTTAATTCGGAAAAGCAGCGAAAAACAGTGACTCGAGATGATGCTTTTTGCCGATTTTCCCgattaaattcataaattattggGTAGCTTTTAGAAATGAATAGTTGCAAGACCAAAACTAGCACTAGGATAGTTGGCATAGCATTTGTGGTCTTGGTTTTTGTAGTATAATAATTCTTGGTGTTGGTTTTGATCTCGATCTCACAAGATCCAATCTAGgatgaaaaattgtaaagtCTTCAACTCTATTAGTATTTTTCTTGCTTTTTCTCCAAATCCAAGTCGTTTATCAACAGTATAATACAATATAAAGTGTGCTTTGGCATCTAATTACTTCTTTCAGCTCCAGGTTTGCCACTACATCATCTATCCTTGCTTTCACtgtcttattatttttattttggtacaTTTTGAGGTAATTTCGCAACCTGGCAAGGTGAAGATCAAGATAACCTGACAAAGATCTGATGGAGATCTAACGCAGAACACTCATGAAGTCCTGATCAGGTTTACCTCATAAGATCCCCATCGGGAAAACCTTATACGGTCCTGATCAAAAGTTCCTCGAAAGATCATTATCAGGATATCAGAAAGtaaaatgttgtttttaaattaGTGATTTGGTAtcgaaaactttttgaaaaataattttttcgatttaagtTGATCCTGAAAGGTTCTAGCGTGGAACTCGTTAGATTTGGAAAAATCCTTATGGGGTTTGTGTGTAAATTATATGGTGTTATCGTTTATCTTGaagtttattagaaaaataaagcCTCTGATTCTGTTCTTCTCccgaaaatatgaaataattcgattataattttgattttttttacattttagaGTGGAGATatcccatttttttaattaattaattaatcatatATCCATAgtaataaatttcattgaattttatttaaacaaatcgAGAAATGCGCTTATCTACCTACggtaaaaaaaacaattgataatgaaaaaattttatggtatcgaatatttaaaaataaaaactaaaattattaataatagtcGCCTTTGCCGAAATGAAAATAGAGttgatttcattaattttattcgCAATCAATTGTAAAGCACAATATTCTAGAAGTGGCCCCCCTATATCAAGGTCagtacatttttttcgtatacaAACAGGTAAACGTCAAGTtgtcaaatttgatttaaaaaaatgagaaaaattacatttttttgcgAGATAAGCCATATAATTCATCTAACGTTGTCCAATAAttttccgaatccatttcctcatggAAATCTcagttttttagagacaaaattcataattatccgaatccatttcctcaagataatctccagttttttagagacaaaattcataattatccgaatccatttcctcatggtaatctccagttttttagagacaaaattcataattatccgaatccatttcctcaagataatctccagttttttagagacaaaattcataattatccgaatccatttcctcaagataatctccagtttcttagagacaaaattcataattatccgaatccatttcctcaagataatctccagtttcttagagacaaaattcataattatccgaatccatttcctcaagataatctccagtttcttagagacaaaattcataattatccgaatccatttcctcatggtaatctccagttttttagagacaaaattcataattatccgaatccatttcctcaagataatctccagtttcttagagacaaaattcataattatccgaatccatttcctcaagataatctccagtttcttagagacaaaattcataattttccgaatccatttcctcaagataatctccagtttcttagagacaaaattcataattatccgaatccatttcctcaagataatctccagtttcttagagacaaaattcataattatccgaatccatttcctcaagataatctccagtttcttagagacaaaattcataattttccgaatccatttcctcaagataatctccagttttttagagacaaaattcataattatccgaatccatttcctcaagataatctccagtttcttagagacaaaattcataattatccgaatccatttcctcaagataatctccagtttcttagagacaaaattcataattatccgaatccatttcctcaagataatctccagtttcttagagacaaaattcataattatccgaatccatttcctcaagataatctccagtttcttagagacaaaattcataattatccgaatccatttcctcatggtaatctccagttttttagagacaaaattcataattatccgaatccatttcctcaagataatctccagtttcttagagacaaaattcataattatccgaatccatttcctcaagataatctccagtttcttagagacaaaattcataattatccgaatccatttcctcatggtaatctccagttttttagagacaaaattcataattatccgaatccatttcctcaagataatctccagttccttagagacaaaattcataattatccgaatccatttcctcaagataatctccagtttcttagagacaaaattcataattatccgaatccatttcctcaagataatctccagtttcttagagacaaaattcataattatccgaatccatttcctcaagataatctccagtttcttagagacaaaattcataattatccgaatccatttcctcaagataatctccagtttcttagagacaaaattcataattatccgaatccatttcctcaagataatctccagtttcttagagacaaaattcataattatccgaatccatttcctcatggtaatctccagttttttagagacaaaattcataattatccgaatccatttcctcaagataatctccagtttcttagagacaaaattcataattatccgaatccatttcctcaagataatctccagtttcttagagacaaaattcataattttccgaatccatttcctcaagataatctccagtttcttagagacaaaattcataattatccgaatccatttcctcatggtaatctccagttttttagagacaaaattcataattatccgaatccatttcctcaagataatctccagtttcttagagacaaaattcataattatccgaatccatttcctcaagataatctccagtttcttagagacaaaattcataattttccgaatccatttcctcaagataatctccagtttcttagagacaaaattcataattatccgaatccatttcctcaagataatctccagttttttagagacaaaattcataattatccgaatccatttcctcaagataatctccagtttcttagagacaaaattcataattttccgaatccatttcctcaagataatctccagtttcttagagac from Diorhabda sublineata isolate icDioSubl1.1 chromosome 8, icDioSubl1.1, whole genome shotgun sequence carries:
- the LOC130448314 gene encoding uncharacterized protein LOC130448314 → MSFNVNKQSRWFTIRRTGEQENRRTGEQENKRTGEQENRRTGEQENRRTGEQENRRTGEQENRRTGEQENRRTGEQENRRTEQENRRTGEQENRRTGEQENRRTGEQENRRTGEQENRRTGEQNSRTGEQNRRTGEQNSRTGEQNSRTGEQENRRTGEQENRRTGEQENRRTGEQENRRTGEQENRTVEQENRTGEQENRTVEQENRTVEQENRRTGEQENRRTGEQENRRTGEQENRRTGEQENRRIGEQENRRTGEQENRGTYNLP